In Paenibacillus hexagrammi, the following are encoded in one genomic region:
- the rpmF gene encoding 50S ribosomal protein L32 codes for MAVPQRRTSKTRRDKRRTHFKLEVPGMVKCDQCGELKLAHRVCKTCGSYKGREIVKA; via the coding sequence ATGGCAGTACCTCAAAGAAGAACGTCCAAAACTCGTCGCGACAAGCGCCGTACTCACTTTAAACTGGAAGTTCCAGGTATGGTAAAATGCGACCAATGTGGAGAGCTCAAGCTGGCGCACCGCGTTTGCAAAACTTGTGGTTCTTACAAAGGAAGAGAGATCGTAAAAGCATAG
- a CDS encoding SepM family pheromone-processing serine protease: protein MDDQEDNSVRTWSNDSYRHPRTSSTRRYLVSVLVGVVIIYLLFFVRLPFFIFMPGTAEEIRPMVSIPAGSNTEKGTLMLTTVRVADANVMSYLIAALHPYEEIQPQSTIFQNGESEQEYSQRQEFVMLTSQASAIQAAYTKAKIPYHINHEGVMVLQTLPGLSGEKALKTGDVLLKAADKDIKEAQDLLDAIKGKQAGESIDITFKRNQIEQTETLMLGLLPKQEGSTQEQRAGIGVVPADMQAVKADNEQQQVTIKAGEIGGPSAGLMFSLEIYNQLVPEDITKGHRIAGTGTIETVDGVVGPIGGIEHKIIAADKEGAEYFFAPKDVTLSNGSKIENYSDAVKRAKQIKSKMKIVEIGTMDDALRFLEGLPAK, encoded by the coding sequence ATGGACGATCAAGAAGACAACAGTGTTCGCACATGGTCCAACGATTCATACCGGCATCCGAGAACCTCATCAACTCGTAGATATTTGGTTTCTGTTCTCGTGGGAGTTGTCATTATTTATTTACTCTTCTTTGTTCGGCTGCCATTCTTTATTTTCATGCCAGGCACGGCAGAAGAGATCAGACCGATGGTTTCAATCCCTGCGGGATCAAATACCGAGAAAGGCACTTTGATGCTGACGACGGTCCGAGTTGCTGATGCTAATGTGATGAGCTATCTGATTGCAGCCCTGCATCCTTACGAAGAGATCCAGCCTCAGTCCACAATCTTTCAAAACGGCGAATCCGAACAAGAGTATTCACAGCGTCAGGAATTTGTTATGCTGACCTCACAGGCTAGTGCCATTCAGGCAGCCTATACCAAAGCAAAAATCCCATATCACATCAATCACGAAGGTGTTATGGTGCTGCAGACGCTCCCTGGATTGTCAGGAGAGAAAGCATTAAAGACAGGCGATGTTTTGCTCAAAGCGGCAGATAAAGACATCAAGGAAGCTCAAGATTTGCTGGATGCCATCAAAGGCAAACAAGCAGGCGAATCCATCGATATTACGTTTAAAAGAAATCAAATTGAGCAGACGGAGACGTTGATGCTCGGCCTGCTGCCAAAGCAGGAGGGCTCCACACAGGAGCAGAGGGCTGGGATAGGTGTAGTTCCAGCGGATATGCAGGCTGTAAAGGCTGATAACGAGCAGCAGCAGGTGACCATCAAAGCCGGCGAGATTGGAGGACCGTCGGCAGGTCTGATGTTCTCGCTAGAGATTTACAATCAATTAGTGCCGGAGGATATCACGAAGGGGCATCGCATTGCAGGCACAGGCACAATTGAAACAGTTGATGGTGTAGTCGGTCCAATTGGTGGCATTGAGCACAAGATTATTGCCGCAGATAAGGAAGGCGCTGAATACTTTTTTGCACCTAAAGATGTGACTCTTTCGAATGGCTCCAAAATTGAAAATTACTCAGATGCAGTCAAGCGGGCAAAGCAAATCAAATCCAAGATGAAAATTGTCGAAATCGGAACGATGGACGACGCGCTTAGGTTCTTGGAAGGACTTCCTGCCAAATAA
- a CDS encoding YceD family protein yields the protein MLIHLKDLALKGQPVHLTEDMNVPAVFQGRQDILRYSPVHVDLHAVHEGGAAKVSGKLTLDLELSCSRCLSHVKQTIELPFKEVFTQKLDEDAEEDEDVHLVTEDKIDLEPYVAENVVVGLPYIPLCDEACKGLCPVCGGNRNQHDCGCKVEKIDPRLAGLADFFNKNE from the coding sequence ATGCTGATTCACTTGAAAGATCTTGCTCTAAAAGGACAACCGGTTCACTTGACGGAAGACATGAATGTTCCTGCCGTTTTTCAAGGTAGACAAGACATCCTTCGTTATAGTCCCGTACATGTCGATCTTCATGCGGTGCATGAAGGTGGAGCGGCTAAAGTTAGCGGAAAGTTAACGTTGGATTTGGAGTTAAGCTGTTCACGATGCTTATCGCACGTCAAGCAAACAATCGAGCTTCCCTTCAAGGAAGTTTTCACGCAGAAGCTGGATGAAGATGCCGAGGAAGACGAGGATGTTCATCTGGTTACTGAAGATAAAATCGATTTGGAGCCTTACGTGGCAGAAAATGTAGTGGTGGGTTTACCATACATACCACTTTGTGATGAAGCTTGTAAAGGTCTCTGTCCGGTGTGCGGAGGAAACCGCAATCAGCATGATTGCGGCTGCAAGGTAGAGAAGATTGACCCTCGACTTGCAGGACTCGCGGACTTTTTTAACAAAAATGAATGA